The following DNA comes from Halorhabdus tiamatea SARL4B.
GGCATAGACGTGCAGGAACTTCGGGCCGTCACGCGAGAGCGCCTCCTCGACCTTCTGCTTGAAGTCGTGGGGGTTCGAGATCGACGCGGTGGCGACGTACTCGACGCCGTGGGCCGCCGCGATCGAGGCCATGTCCTTCTTGTTGGTGTCGTTCCCGATCGACTCCTGGCCGGCGGGCGAGGTGGTCGTCGACGCGCCGAAGGGCGTCTGGCTCGAACGCTGGACGCCCGTGTTCATGTACGCCTCGTTGTCGTACATGATGTAGAGGACGTCGTGCCCGCGCTCCATCATGCCCGATAGCGCGCGAAAGCCGATGTCGGCGGTCGCGCCGTCGCCGCCGATGGCGATGATGTTGAGGTCGTCCTCGTCCTGGACGTCGAGGTGGTCAGGGTCACGGCGGTCGAAGGACTGGTAGGCCGCTTCGACGCCCGCAGCGACGCTCGCTGCGTTCTCGAAGATGTTGTGGATGTAGCTCGTCCCCCAGGAACTCTCGGGATAGGGGGTCGAGACGACCTCCATACAACCCGTGGCGTTGGTGACGATGGTGTTCTCACCGGCCGCTTCGGTGATGTACTTCATCGCCAGGGCGGGGCCACACCCGGCACACGCGCGGTGGCCCGGGTTCCAGAGTTCCTCGCCATGCTCGACCTCGTCGGTGTAGTCCTGATCCTGTAAGTCTGAACTCATTATTGGTCACCTCCCGTCTCGAGGAGTTCTTCACGGAGCTGTGGCCACGATTCCTGCTCGTCGAAGGTCATCGGGGCCGAGGCCTCCATAGTCTCCTCGATCATCGCGCCGATGCCCTCGGCAGTCACGTCACGACCGGCCATGCCGACGACGAAGCTCTTGATCGGCGGCTGGTACTCGGCGTGATACAGCGTGCCCTTGATCTCGCCGGCCAGCGCGGACTCGTAGCCGGGGGACATCTCCTTGGTCAGGACCCCGACGGCCTCGGCGTCACCGAGCGCATCGCGGATCTCCTCGGTCGGGAACGGCCGGTGGACGCGCGGGCGGACGAGCCCGACGTCGACGCCCTGCTCGCGGTACTCGTCGATGACGCCGCGGATCGTCCCCGCGATCGACCCCAGCGCGACCAGCAGGTAGTCGGCGTCCCCGTGGTAGGTGTCGAGCATGCCGTTGTACTCGGTGTAGTCCCGGCCGAAGACTTCCTTGAACTCCTCGACGGTCTTCGCCCAGACGTCCTTGGACTCCATCATCGCCGCCTGGATCTCGTAGCGGGCCTCAGTCCAGTGCTCCGGCCGGGCGTAGGCACCCATCGTCTTCGGGTCCGAGGGGTCGAGCGTGTATTCGGGGTCACGCGGCGGGAGGAACTCGTTGACTTCCGCCTCGGTCGGGATGTTCGCGGGTTCCTGCACGTGGGTCAGGATGAACCCGTCGAAGTTCGAGAGCACGGGCAGGTTGACCTGCTCGGCGACCCGAAAGCCCATCAGCACGTGGTCGATGGCCTCCTGGACGTCCTCGGCGTGGAACTGCAGCATCCCGCCGTCCCGTTCCGCGAAGGCGTCGGTGTGGTCGGCCCAGATCGACAGCGGGGCCGACAGCGACCGGTTGGCGACCGCCATCACGATCGGCAGGCGCATGCCCGCCGCCGTAAACAGCGGTTCGCTCATCAGTTTCAGCCCCTGGCTCGACGTCGCGGAGAACGCGCGAGCGCCGGCCGCCGACGCGCCGATACACGTCGAGGCGGCGTTGAACTCGCTGTCGACCTTGATGAACTCGCTGTCGAGTTTCCCGTCGGCGACGAGTTCCGAGAGCTTCTCGACGACGCCCGTCTGGGGCGTGATCGGGTACGCCGAGACGACGTCGGGGTCGGCGGCCATGACGCCCTTCGCCACGGCCGAGGTCCCCTTCATCACTTCCTGCTCGTCGGAGGGGTTGGGTTCAGCTTTTGCCATCGTTATTTCTCCTCCCGGATCATCTCGATCGCATCAGTCGGACAGACTTCCGCACAGATCCCACAGCCCTTGCAGTAGTCGAGATCGAACCCGTAGAAGTCCTCGCCTTCGACCGGCTTGGCCGCCTGGTCCGGACAATACGTATCGCACTGTCCACACCCGATGCAGGCGTCGACGTCGATGACGGGCTTGAACTGCCGCCAGGACCCCGTCTTGTTCGTGCGCGAGGTGTTCGGTTCCGCGACGGCACCGGTCGTGATCGTCAGGTTCTTGTATGGATCGTCTGTTTGACTCATGCTGATACCTCCGTGAAGGCGTCGTTGGTTGCGGCGACGTTCTGCTCGCCGATCTCGCCGCCGAACTTGCGGGTGATGACGGCTTCCATGCTGTCCTGGCCGAGCAGGCCGGTCGCGCCGGCGAAGGCCCCGAGCAGGGCCGTGTTCATGATCGGGCGACCGAGGTGTTCTAAGGCGATCTCGGTCGCGTCGACCGTGACGACCTCGGCCTCGGTCTCGAGATCGAGGTCGCCGGGATCGGCGTCGGTGTTGACCAGCACGAGGCCGTCCTCGTTGAGCCCGTCGGTGACGTCGACGTACTCGAGGAGGCTCGTGTCCTGGACGATGACGAAGTCGGGCTCGTCGACCTGGCTGCGATCCGTGATCTTCTCCTCGTCAAAGCGCGCGAACGCCTCGACGGGCGCGCCCCGTCGCTCGACGCCGAACGCCGGAAACGCCTGTGCCCACGTCCCTTCTTCGTGTGCTGCCTGTGCCAGTAGCTGTGCCAGCGTGACCGAACCCTGGCCGCCACGACCGTGAATGCGTATTTCTTCCATTGTGATCACCGTGATAGAGTGAAACCGAGCGTGCGATGGTGGGCTCCTGGCTGATCCCGTCCGCCGTGTCGTCGCACGTCGTCGGTCATCGGAGACTCCACCTACTACACTGTATGTAATACATTATAACTAAAGTATACCCCCAAAATTCGGGGTGTTTAAGGGCAGTACGTCCAGTTTTTCACGATTTACCCCGAACGTATGTAAGGGAACCGATTGTTCTAAATTATCTTTTGTTATAATTAAGCGACAGCTACGGGGCGGACTTCCGGGGTTGTGGAATCGGAACTGTCTCTCAGGCCCCGCCGCTCGCAAGCGCTTGCAGGTCTCGGAGCGACTCGACGACGTGTGTCGGGTCACCCTCGCCGGCGGGTCGATCGCCGTCCCGGACCAGCAGCGCCGAGTCTGCACCGCATCGATCGGCCGTCTCGACGTCCGAGAGCCGGTCGCCGACGAAGAGCGTCTCGGCCGGTTCGACCCCGAGTTTGTCGAGGGTCGACTCCAGGTAGTGGGGATCGGGCTTCATTCGATCGTAGCCGGCGAGCGTGGGCGTTCGGCCGCGGACGGCCCCAAAGGCCTCGCCCCAGTCGAAGTGCTCGCGGACGAACCGGACGGTGCCGTGGCGGTTGTTGCTCACGATTCCCAGCGTCGCGCTCTCGGCCAGCCGTGCGAGGACCTCGACGTCCTCGAAGGGTTCGCGCTCGCCGGCCGTGATCCGCTCGTTCTCGAGGACTGTCGAGGCGTGTTCGCGATAGCCCCAGAACGCCTCCGGTGGAAGTCCGTGCTGGTCACAGAACTGCCGGACTTCGCCGGTATCGTCCGGGTTGATCAGGTTCTCTGGGACGGCTTCAACGGTCACGTCGAAGTCAGCGAGTGTCTCCCGGGCGGCTTCACGGTAGACGGCGGGGGCTGTGTGATACCCCGTCAGGAGGACACCGTCCAGGTCGAAGACGATGGCGTCGTAGGACACGGATACCCCTCCTTCGGGCAACTCCCAGGTAGCTGTTGTGATTGCGGACCGGAGAGCCATGCTCGTGGGGCCGACACGACACCGTTCGCTACTGGCGAACAGTACCCCCGAGCCCCCAGCGATTCGACACGGCGGGGACCAGAACGTGCGCACGACGCCCCGACGAACGCCTCGCGTGACGACCACTCACCGCGCCGATCAGTCCGACGACGGGTCAGAATCGTCGTCGTCGAGTCCGAGTGCCGACTTGACCCTGTCTATGATCCCCGTGTCTGACATAGACATCCGTGGAGTATTTTACACCAGTTACTTATTATTTTCGTACACGACGAACTTCCGAGAGGTGTCGGGGGCGATCCGGCGACGGTCTTCGTTTCGTCAGCACGTCCCGCCGTTTCGAAGCAATACTGTCGCTGGCGTTCGCGCTATCGCCTTGCTCAGGACAGCAGGTCGACGATCGCGTCGTAGGCGGGCTTGCGGTCGTAACTGTCGTCCAGCAGGAGCGGGTCCTCGGTCAGCGTGTCGTCGAAGTGCGGGATCCAGGAGTGCTGGTCGGACACACCCCAGGCGACGATGGTGTCACAGCCGGCCTCGTTGGCCTTTTCGACGATCTCGCGGTAGTAGTCGGCCTGGACCGTCAGGTGGTCCTCTGGCGGGTCCTCAGCCGTGTAGGCGACGTCCATCTCGGTGATCTCGACCGCCAGGCCGAGGTCTTTGAAGCGCTCGATGTTCTCGGCGACCGAGTCGGGATCGACGGGGTCGTGCAGCGCGTGCAGCTGGAGGCCGACGCCGTCGATGGGGACGCCACGGTCGAGCATGCCCGAGACCAGCTCGTAGATCTCGTCGGACTTGTCGTTGATCCCGTCCGCGCCGTAGTCGTTGTAGAAGAGATCGGCTTCGGGGGCAGACTGATGGGCCCACCCGAAGGCTTTGTCGAGGTACTCCTCGCCGAAGGCCCGAAGCCAGGGCGTCTCGCGAAGTCCACCGTCGTCGGCGACGGCCTCGTTGACGACGTCCCAGGTGTCGACGTCGCCGGCGTATCGCCCGGCGACCGTGCGGACGTGGTCTTCGAGGAGGCGACGGAGTTCCCGGTCGGTGTACTGGAAGGGGACCAGCCACTCCGGCAGCTGGTTGTGCCAGACGAGCGTGTGCCCGCGGAAGTACATGTCGTGTTCGCGGGCGAACTCGGCGATCAGGTCGCCGTCCTCGAAGTCGTAGGTGTGTTCGTCGGGCCGCAGCGGCCCTATCTTCATGGCGTTCTCGGCCGTGACTGCGTTGTACTCCCGCAACGCGTCCCGGTACTGGAAGTCCTCCCGGATCGGGTCGGCTGCCGCCGCCGCGCCGATTCGAATGTCGTTGTCGTCTGCCACGTCTCGCAGGGTCGGTGCCATATCCGGAGCGTCGATCGTTCGCAGTATAAATGTGAGGATTTATATCTTCCAAAGTTGGTCCCCACCGGCACGACCGTCGTCTCTCTTCTCGGACGTTTACGGCGCGTAGGTACCTTCGAGGGTCGCCTCGTCGAGGACGTGGCCCTCGGTGGCGGCTTCGAAGTCGTCCTTCGTCGTCCCTGGCCCCAGCGACAGCGTCGTGTCCAGCGCGTACGCGACAAACCGGTACGTGTGACGGCCGTCCGGCGGGTTCGGGCCGCCGTAGCCGGGCTCGCCGAAGTCGTTGCGGCCCTCGGTGGCCTCTGTCTCGGTTGCGTCGTAGCCTTCGGGGATGGTCCCGACGTCGGCTGGGACGTTCCAGACGAGCCAGTGGTCCCAGATCTTCCCGGCGGGTTCGAGCGCGTCGGGGTCGTCCATCACGACCGCGAGTGACGCCGCGTCTTCGGGAACGCCCGCAACTGACAGCGGCGGATTGACGTTTCGTTCCGTGTAGCCGTACTCTCTCGGAATCGGTGCGCCGTCGTCGAACGCGGGGCTGGTGAGCGTGAACGCGACCATTGATTTCCTCCGGATTTGATCCCGACCGAACCGTCGCACCCGTCCCCCAATAAACCAACCGCCTGGACTACATGTTTGTCGGGATGGATACTGACCTGGCCCAGCTATGTTTGGGCCAGCCCTCTTTTGCCCACGTGGGAATGTTTTGTATCTGTATTCTTACTATTCTTCGGTGCAGTTGCGGTGTGTGGTCACATATCACGGCTCCTTGTGGTAATTATTGCCGTATCAGATCGCT
Coding sequences within:
- a CDS encoding HAD family hydrolase, producing MSYDAIVFDLDGVLLTGYHTAPAVYREAARETLADFDVTVEAVPENLINPDDTGEVRQFCDQHGLPPEAFWGYREHASTVLENERITAGEREPFEDVEVLARLAESATLGIVSNNRHGTVRFVREHFDWGEAFGAVRGRTPTLAGYDRMKPDPHYLESTLDKLGVEPAETLFVGDRLSDVETADRCGADSALLVRDGDRPAGEGDPTHVVESLRDLQALASGGA
- a CDS encoding endo-1,4-beta-xylanase, with protein sequence MAPTLRDVADDNDIRIGAAAAADPIREDFQYRDALREYNAVTAENAMKIGPLRPDEHTYDFEDGDLIAEFAREHDMYFRGHTLVWHNQLPEWLVPFQYTDRELRRLLEDHVRTVAGRYAGDVDTWDVVNEAVADDGGLRETPWLRAFGEEYLDKAFGWAHQSAPEADLFYNDYGADGINDKSDEIYELVSGMLDRGVPIDGVGLQLHALHDPVDPDSVAENIERFKDLGLAVEITEMDVAYTAEDPPEDHLTVQADYYREIVEKANEAGCDTIVAWGVSDQHSWIPHFDDTLTEDPLLLDDSYDRKPAYDAIVDLLS
- a CDS encoding pyruvate ferredoxin oxidoreductase, translating into MAKAEPNPSDEQEVMKGTSAVAKGVMAADPDVVSAYPITPQTGVVEKLSELVADGKLDSEFIKVDSEFNAASTCIGASAAGARAFSATSSQGLKLMSEPLFTAAGMRLPIVMAVANRSLSAPLSIWADHTDAFAERDGGMLQFHAEDVQEAIDHVLMGFRVAEQVNLPVLSNFDGFILTHVQEPANIPTEAEVNEFLPPRDPEYTLDPSDPKTMGAYARPEHWTEARYEIQAAMMESKDVWAKTVEEFKEVFGRDYTEYNGMLDTYHGDADYLLVALGSIAGTIRGVIDEYREQGVDVGLVRPRVHRPFPTEEIRDALGDAEAVGVLTKEMSPGYESALAGEIKGTLYHAEYQPPIKSFVVGMAGRDVTAEGIGAMIEETMEASAPMTFDEQESWPQLREELLETGGDQ
- a CDS encoding YbhB/YbcL family Raf kinase inhibitor-like protein translates to MVAFTLTSPAFDDGAPIPREYGYTERNVNPPLSVAGVPEDAASLAVVMDDPDALEPAGKIWDHWLVWNVPADVGTIPEGYDATETEATEGRNDFGEPGYGGPNPPDGRHTYRFVAYALDTTLSLGPGTTKDDFEAATEGHVLDEATLEGTYAP
- a CDS encoding thiamine pyrophosphate-dependent enzyme yields the protein MSSDLQDQDYTDEVEHGEELWNPGHRACAGCGPALAMKYITEAAGENTIVTNATGCMEVVSTPYPESSWGTSYIHNIFENAASVAAGVEAAYQSFDRRDPDHLDVQDEDDLNIIAIGGDGATADIGFRALSGMMERGHDVLYIMYDNEAYMNTGVQRSSQTPFGASTTTSPAGQESIGNDTNKKDMASIAAAHGVEYVATASISNPHDFKQKVEEALSRDGPKFLHVYAPCPVGWSYESSKTVEMAELAVETGLFPVFEMEDGEITSVNKIRDRKPVREWLENQGRFKHLFKDEEKGEEAIEELQEWIDGRAEDLELDA
- a CDS encoding 4Fe-4S binding protein — encoded protein: MSQTDDPYKNLTITTGAVAEPNTSRTNKTGSWRQFKPVIDVDACIGCGQCDTYCPDQAAKPVEGEDFYGFDLDYCKGCGICAEVCPTDAIEMIREEK
- a CDS encoding pyruvate ferredoxin oxidoreductase subunit gamma produces the protein MEEIRIHGRGGQGSVTLAQLLAQAAHEEGTWAQAFPAFGVERRGAPVEAFARFDEEKITDRSQVDEPDFVIVQDTSLLEYVDVTDGLNEDGLVLVNTDADPGDLDLETEAEVVTVDATEIALEHLGRPIMNTALLGAFAGATGLLGQDSMEAVITRKFGGEIGEQNVAATNDAFTEVSA